In Tubulanus polymorphus chromosome 2, tnTubPoly1.2, whole genome shotgun sequence, a single window of DNA contains:
- the LOC141900236 gene encoding ciliary microtubule inner protein 2C-like produces the protein MSRSAGTLITTHNATYIPPSLMPGYKGHCPTTKFDYGETYGHATAKYFQDYRSQALNSSKSPYERGGQFPTYYTHDPTLVISNRTRTRDRFLHAPSYELSNIHHDRNDEIKRFDKQAQSHRENYRDKSGFIPRVNHFVLPVPAEETFKKQALMLLSSNYIEDVHLPKIETAIRRLPINKQFSSYSSVRDRAMRDVYFEQR, from the exons ATGTCTCGATCTGCTGGAACATTGATAACCACACACAATGCCACTTATATACCTCCGAGTTTGATGCCAGG ATATAAGGGGCATTGTCCAACCACGAAGTTTGACTACGGCGAAACATATGGCCACGCGACTGCCAAGTATTTCCAAGATTACAGATCTCAGGCCTTGAACAGTTCGAAAAGTCCATACGAGCGCGGCGGTCAGTTTCCGACGTACTACACCCACGATCCGACTCTCGTGATCAGCAATCGAACTAGAACCAGAGATAGATTCCTGCACGCCCCGTCGTATGAGCTAAGCAACATACATCACGAtcgaaatgatgaaataaagcGATTTGATAAG CAAGCGCAGTCTCACAGAGAAAATTACCGAGATAAGAGCGGATTCATCCCTCGCGTCAACCATTTCGTGTTACCCGTTCCAGCCGAAGAAACGTTCAAAAAGCAAGCTCT CATGCTTTTGTCCTCGAATTATATCGAGGATGTCCACCTGCCAAAGATAGAAACGGCCATAAGACGTCTGCCCATCAACAAACAATTCAGTTCCTACTCGTCTGTTCGTGATCGCGCTATGAGAGATGTCTATTTCGAGCAACGCTGA
- the LOC141898564 gene encoding calcium and integrin-binding family member 2-like, translating to MGSGQSVFTDKELEDYQELTYFTKKEILHVHKRFQQLSPEEVEENKNAKLSCTLIKNNLAELKVNPFKDRICKVFSSSGDGDLTFEDFLDMMSVFSESAPRNVKVEYAFRIYDFDEDDMISENDLREVINRLTGETQLPPADMNQLISNIFDEADLDEDSMLSFAEFEHVISKAPDFVNSFRIRL from the exons ATGGGTTCTGGCCAGAGTGTATTTACTGACAAAGAACTTGAGGATTATCAG GAACTTACTTATTTTACAAAGAAAGAAATTTTACA CGTACACAAAAGATTTCAGCAGTTATCACCGGAAGAAGtagaagaaaacaaaaatgcAAAACTTTCATGTACCCTAATCAAAAATAACCTCGCTGAATTGAAA GTAAACCCATTTAAAGACCGAATTTGTAAAGTGTTCTCATCCAGCGGCGATGGTGATTTGACGTTTGAAGATTTCCTCGATATGATGTCGGTATTCAGTGAAAGTGCTCCTCGAAATGTGAAAGTCGAATACGCATTTAGGATTTATG ATTTCGATGAAGATGACATGATCTCTGAGAATGATTTGAGAGAAGTGATAAATCGATTAACAGGAGAAACGCAATTACCTCCGGCTGATATGAACCAATTAATCAGCAAT ATATTTGATGAAGCTGATCTTGATGAAGATAGTATGCTATCGTTTGCTGAATTCGAACACGTTATTTCCAAGGCACCAGACTTTGTTAA TTCATTCCGAATTCGTCTTTGA